In Sulfurovum xiamenensis, the following proteins share a genomic window:
- a CDS encoding L,D-transpeptidase family protein, with protein MKKMLMLILSGVSALVLSGCGVETPDAEGWKPSQKEEFLTILETDKYASICNQQALYEKVKESENSKLMSKLLVSYAKNLANGCIDLESFNASQEKRVEQEIATYYETYLQEVKASDIMRKLKAGQSIEEILKPYVPEYAQFFDLQKRYKLLGGDKNTSKKTLRKIRLNIERLKLMKPGLGDNYALVNIPEYTVRVIDANGTAVSMAVVVGQRKMQTPVFSADLSYVTLNPQWGVPDSIARNEVIPKLLKDPNYLVNHNMVIRKSYDLNTPEISQDSVDWEAYLIEEEDKKEMTYKFIEVPSKKNGLGRVKFIFPNKHSVYMHDTQAKSLFKRKVRTYSHGCVRLEKPIAMLEHISKNYTNKSNEEVKEWYDSLETHHMGLSKKLPVHTAYLTTYVDECGELLVFNDIYGFDKTQRLNF; from the coding sequence ATGAAAAAAATGTTGATGTTGATACTTTCGGGAGTATCAGCGCTTGTATTGAGTGGATGTGGTGTGGAAACACCTGATGCAGAGGGGTGGAAGCCTTCTCAAAAAGAAGAGTTTTTAACGATATTGGAAACCGATAAATATGCTTCCATATGTAATCAGCAAGCACTCTATGAGAAAGTGAAAGAGAGTGAAAACTCCAAACTCATGTCAAAGTTACTTGTATCGTATGCTAAGAATCTTGCCAATGGTTGTATAGACTTGGAAAGTTTCAATGCATCTCAGGAGAAAAGGGTAGAGCAGGAGATCGCAACCTACTATGAAACATATTTGCAGGAAGTCAAAGCATCGGACATCATGAGAAAGCTTAAAGCTGGACAGAGCATAGAAGAGATATTAAAACCTTATGTACCTGAGTATGCGCAATTTTTTGATCTTCAAAAAAGATATAAGCTTTTAGGGGGTGACAAAAACACTTCAAAAAAGACACTTCGTAAAATTCGTCTCAATATAGAAAGATTGAAACTGATGAAGCCAGGTCTTGGAGACAATTATGCTTTGGTCAATATCCCTGAATATACAGTTCGTGTGATCGATGCCAACGGTACAGCTGTGTCAATGGCGGTTGTAGTAGGTCAAAGAAAAATGCAAACACCTGTCTTTTCTGCAGATCTCTCTTATGTAACGCTTAATCCTCAGTGGGGTGTCCCAGACAGTATCGCCAGAAACGAAGTGATCCCAAAACTTTTAAAAGATCCAAACTATTTGGTAAACCACAATATGGTCATACGTAAATCTTATGATCTGAATACACCGGAAATAAGTCAGGATTCTGTAGATTGGGAAGCCTATCTGATCGAGGAAGAAGATAAAAAAGAGATGACCTATAAGTTTATAGAAGTCCCTTCAAAGAAAAACGGTTTGGGACGTGTCAAGTTCATCTTTCCGAACAAGCATTCTGTCTATATGCATGATACACAGGCAAAAAGCCTCTTTAAGCGTAAAGTACGTACCTACAGTCATGGATGTGTAAGACTCGAGAAACCTATAGCGATGTTGGAACATATCTCAAAAAATTATACCAACAAGAGTAATGAAGAGGTAAAAGAGTGGTATGACTCTTTGGAAACGCACCATATGGGACTTAGTAAGAAATTACCTGTACATACAGCTTATTTGACGACATATGTGGATGAATGTGGAGAGCTGTTGGTATTTAACGATATTTATGGTTTTGACAAGACACAAAGACTTAACTTCTAA
- the ruvA gene encoding Holliday junction branch migration protein RuvA — MIVGIEGTIERKDPTFVHLNVNGLIYEVLVSINTSNSIQEKKVKLFVTQVIREDANLLFGFMDTNEKKMFDTVLKINGVGPKVGLAICSTFTPETFAKVVASKDVSMLKRVPGIGPKAASRILVELADFIVDGNEESANSGAMGEATMALESLGFKKDAIQKALLGATGDTSTLVKEGLKKLQRL; from the coding sequence ATGATAGTAGGCATAGAAGGTACCATAGAACGAAAAGATCCCACTTTTGTACACCTAAATGTAAACGGATTGATCTATGAAGTGTTGGTTTCTATCAACACTTCAAACAGTATACAAGAGAAGAAAGTCAAACTTTTTGTCACACAGGTCATACGAGAGGATGCCAATCTTCTTTTTGGCTTTATGGATACGAATGAAAAGAAAATGTTTGACACCGTACTGAAAATAAACGGTGTAGGACCCAAAGTAGGACTTGCGATCTGTTCTACCTTCACCCCTGAAACCTTTGCCAAAGTCGTAGCCTCTAAAGATGTCAGTATGCTCAAACGGGTGCCCGGTATAGGACCTAAGGCTGCAAGCCGCATCTTGGTCGAGCTGGCTGATTTCATTGTTGATGGAAATGAAGAGAGTGCCAACTCAGGTGCCATGGGTGAAGCAACGATGGCCCTTGAGAGTCTAGGATTTAAAAAAGATGCGATTCAAAAAGCACTTTTAGGAGCTACAGGGGATACAAGTACCCTGGTCAAAGAGGGATTGAAAAAGTTACAGAGATTATAA
- a CDS encoding damage-control phosphatase ARMT1 family protein: MNIKPDCLSCLFDQALRVTKLLKLDDATSKEVFDKTAQVLIEHTMSSTPPQIAKDIYQAISDVTGEKDPVALAKEQATKEALKIDTSRIHTIPDVLKMAVIGNVIDFGSQKQFDLNQMILYHLHRTFAIDHTLEFMEELQHAKEMVLIGDNVGEHIFDKLLIESIKKIYDITVHYFVRGTPIINDVTIKEGQLLKDCAHIVDTGVKTPGFDLEEANSASKEIFDRADIVLAKGMGNFESLYHVANRPIYYLFVVKCSVVAEEIGHNIKDLIFKKS, translated from the coding sequence ATGAATATCAAACCTGATTGCCTATCCTGTTTGTTTGATCAAGCTCTCAGAGTGACCAAACTTTTGAAGCTTGATGATGCCACCAGTAAAGAAGTGTTCGACAAAACTGCACAGGTTTTAATCGAGCATACTATGTCAAGTACCCCTCCACAGATCGCAAAGGATATATATCAGGCTATCTCTGATGTCACAGGAGAAAAAGATCCTGTAGCCCTTGCAAAAGAACAGGCTACAAAAGAAGCATTAAAAATAGATACCTCTCGCATACACACGATTCCCGATGTACTTAAAATGGCTGTCATAGGGAATGTGATTGATTTTGGATCACAGAAACAGTTTGATCTGAACCAAATGATCCTATATCATTTACATAGAACATTTGCTATCGATCATACTTTAGAATTCATGGAAGAGTTACAGCATGCCAAAGAGATGGTGCTCATCGGCGATAATGTCGGAGAACATATTTTTGATAAGCTACTGATAGAGAGTATTAAAAAGATTTATGACATTACTGTACATTACTTTGTTAGAGGCACTCCCATCATCAATGATGTCACGATTAAAGAGGGACAACTGCTCAAAGATTGTGCCCACATTGTCGATACAGGTGTAAAAACACCAGGTTTTGATCTTGAAGAAGCCAACAGTGCTTCAAAAGAGATCTTTGATCGTGCAGATATAGTATTGGCAAAAGGTATGGGTAACTTTGAAAGTCTCTATCATGTGGCCAACCGTCCCATCTATTATCTTTTTGTCGTCAAATGTTCTGTCGTCGCAGAAGAAATAGGTCACAATATCAAAGATTTGATCTTTAAAAAATCATAA
- the murJ gene encoding murein biosynthesis integral membrane protein MurJ: MQLKSIFTNSFGILVSRITGLGRDVLMASALGASMWSDMFFVAFKLPNLFRRIFAEGAFTQAFMPSFVASRHKGVFATAIFLRFLLFLMAFSLLITFFPEPITKLLALGWEKELIAKTAPLTAINFWYLDLIFIVTFLATMLQYKDHFATTAMSTALLNISMISALYIYMKEDPKTVAYALSFAVLIGGGLQILAHLVTLHKLSLHKILIGGWKYRKNKDVDDEKKHFQSLFLPGILGNSTPQISAFIDTLLATFLMTGSVSYLFYANRVFQLPLAIIAIATATVLFPSVSKALKNNNETEAYKNLNQAFWLLAFLLGGAMVGGILLAEPIVWLLFERGKFTNVQTLETVNVLQMYMVGLLPFGLAKLFSLFLYASHRHRKAAKIAVYSLITSVTFSLILMYPLGASGLALAGSIGGWVLFIFTVREVGTERFWKIVRSKRSLYWLLAVLLFSILLYEVNLLLLDMIREL; this comes from the coding sequence ATGCAACTTAAATCCATCTTCACCAACAGCTTCGGTATCCTGGTTTCACGTATCACTGGACTAGGACGTGATGTTCTGATGGCTTCAGCTCTCGGTGCTTCCATGTGGAGTGATATGTTTTTTGTCGCCTTTAAACTTCCCAACCTTTTTCGCCGTATCTTTGCTGAAGGGGCATTCACACAAGCGTTTATGCCCTCTTTTGTAGCGAGCAGGCACAAAGGGGTCTTTGCCACTGCTATATTTTTACGCTTTCTACTCTTTTTAATGGCCTTTTCTCTACTCATTACGTTCTTTCCCGAACCTATCACTAAACTCTTGGCATTGGGATGGGAGAAAGAACTGATAGCAAAAACCGCACCTTTGACCGCCATCAATTTTTGGTATTTAGACCTCATCTTCATCGTTACATTTTTAGCCACTATGCTCCAATACAAAGACCATTTTGCCACCACAGCCATGTCAACAGCCCTGCTCAATATCTCGATGATTTCAGCACTCTACATCTATATGAAAGAAGATCCAAAAACAGTTGCGTATGCACTCAGTTTTGCCGTACTCATCGGCGGAGGACTTCAGATACTGGCGCACCTTGTCACACTCCATAAGCTTAGCTTGCATAAAATCCTTATAGGTGGGTGGAAATACAGAAAAAACAAAGATGTTGATGATGAGAAAAAGCATTTTCAATCTCTCTTTTTACCTGGTATTCTAGGGAACTCCACACCCCAGATCTCTGCTTTCATAGATACACTTTTGGCAACATTCCTCATGACTGGCTCTGTCTCCTACCTCTTTTATGCCAACCGTGTCTTCCAGCTTCCGCTTGCCATCATTGCCATCGCCACAGCAACGGTACTTTTTCCTTCTGTCTCTAAAGCACTTAAAAATAACAATGAAACAGAAGCATATAAAAACCTCAACCAGGCCTTTTGGTTACTTGCATTTTTATTGGGTGGAGCGATGGTCGGTGGTATACTGCTTGCAGAACCCATAGTATGGCTGCTTTTTGAGAGAGGGAAATTTACCAATGTACAAACACTCGAAACGGTCAATGTACTTCAAATGTACATGGTAGGTCTGCTTCCTTTCGGACTGGCAAAACTTTTTTCTCTCTTTCTATATGCATCACATAGACACCGTAAGGCAGCCAAAATTGCTGTCTACTCTCTGATCACTTCTGTAACATTTTCACTGATCCTCATGTATCCTCTTGGAGCTTCAGGACTAGCATTGGCCGGAAGTATAGGAGGATGGGTACTTTTTATATTTACAGTCAGAGAGGTTGGGACAGAGAGGTTTTGGAAGATCGTTAGATCAAAAAGGTCTCTTTATTGGC
- a CDS encoding NAD(P)/FAD-dependent oxidoreductase: MDHHIIIIGGGASALMLASLLPKNTATIIESNPKPGAKILVSGGGKCNITNSRMGTEYFLGDTNFVQEPLKKFNEKALLRWLERQNLNPVLRKETQYFCKDSAKELLDIFLKESKKQTLCTSEQVLEVTKRDEIFYVKTNKRTHTAKAVVVASGGLSYPKIGASSIGYKIAESFGHTVVKTAPALVGFTVQKEQFFFKELSGVSTDVKILVGDHVCEGALLFAHKGVSGPAVLDASLYWEKGKIEIDFLPHFSWKYVQGSKKQISSLLPMPKRVTKAFLLQFQLEDKPFHQCTKEEQETLQTLSHYSFAPAGTFGYAKAEVTKGGVETSEVDSSTMMSKKEEGLYFIGEVLDVTGRLGGYNFQWAFSSAYSCAKHLSRTFS; encoded by the coding sequence ATGGATCATCATATTATCATTATAGGGGGAGGCGCAAGTGCACTGATGCTTGCATCTCTACTGCCTAAAAATACGGCTACTATCATAGAGTCTAACCCAAAGCCTGGTGCAAAGATACTCGTTTCCGGGGGAGGTAAATGTAATATTACCAATAGTCGTATGGGAACAGAGTATTTTCTTGGTGATACAAACTTTGTACAAGAACCCTTAAAAAAATTTAATGAAAAAGCACTTTTACGATGGCTTGAGAGACAAAATCTAAACCCTGTACTGAGAAAAGAGACACAGTACTTTTGTAAAGACTCAGCGAAAGAGTTGCTGGACATTTTTCTAAAAGAGAGTAAAAAACAGACACTCTGTACCTCTGAACAGGTTTTGGAAGTCACAAAGCGTGATGAGATCTTCTATGTCAAGACAAACAAAAGAACACATACCGCCAAAGCTGTAGTCGTCGCTTCGGGCGGATTGAGTTACCCTAAGATCGGTGCGAGCAGTATAGGGTACAAGATAGCAGAATCATTCGGACATACTGTTGTAAAAACAGCACCTGCTTTGGTAGGATTTACTGTACAAAAAGAGCAGTTCTTTTTTAAAGAACTGTCAGGCGTTTCGACAGATGTGAAGATACTCGTAGGAGATCATGTGTGTGAAGGTGCTTTACTTTTTGCACACAAGGGGGTGAGCGGTCCTGCTGTTCTGGATGCCTCTTTGTACTGGGAGAAAGGGAAGATCGAGATCGATTTTTTACCTCACTTTTCCTGGAAATATGTACAGGGAAGTAAAAAACAGATCTCTTCACTTTTGCCTATGCCAAAGCGTGTTACCAAGGCCTTTTTGCTACAATTCCAGCTCGAAGACAAACCTTTCCATCAATGTACAAAAGAAGAACAGGAAACACTTCAGACGTTGAGTCATTACAGTTTTGCGCCTGCAGGAACTTTTGGTTATGCAAAAGCGGAGGTTACGAAGGGCGGTGTGGAGACATCTGAAGTAGACAGTAGTACCATGATGAGTAAAAAAGAGGAGGGGCTTTACTTCATAGGTGAAGTCCTGGATGTAACAGGCAGACTTGGAGGGTACAATTTTCAGTGGGCATTTTCAAGTGCTTATAGTTGTGCCAAACATTTATCAAGAACATTTTCGTAA
- a CDS encoding Mur ligase family protein — MILLNSIFYALFIVAIGYYFITNLQWYSYKLNRVLFHHTKTWWHFVYFLVPFALYAFVDGMVNYGFVVVIAYLALLFQWYRGLDKPLVFTGRVKRFYATLILFALFIAVVFKHFAVVLPLFLAYFVSMLIEKMLFNGFKVKAQKKIEAMEDLIVVGITASYGKTSIKNYIEHLLKAKYKTYATPRSVNTLGGIMKDINDDLPNDTEVYVVEMGARGEGDIGEISTFVNPHYVVVGKIGPAHIEYFKTMENIRNTKMEILKTERLKEAWVHESARVKPESNVHTFGTKENLDIRTKEAAPEYIVEDVQATLDSTSFTLNGVKYSASILGAFNAMNLAAAVLVAKELGLSDEQIQEGLSTLKAVDHRLQRIDAGGKVILDDSFNGNIDGMIASFDLATTYEGRKVVITPGLVEVDDDLNVQVAQRANEVFDVVVVTGDLNYAIFKEYVDPDKLVKLVSKSEMEAMLVEQTRPGDLILFANDAPSFV, encoded by the coding sequence ATGATACTACTGAACTCTATTTTTTATGCACTTTTTATTGTAGCGATAGGCTACTATTTTATTACCAACCTGCAGTGGTACAGCTATAAGCTGAACCGTGTACTGTTCCACCATACGAAAACCTGGTGGCACTTTGTCTATTTCCTTGTACCGTTCGCACTCTATGCTTTTGTGGATGGTATGGTAAATTATGGTTTTGTTGTGGTTATTGCCTATCTGGCACTACTGTTCCAGTGGTATAGAGGATTGGATAAACCTTTGGTATTTACTGGAAGAGTGAAGCGTTTTTACGCGACGCTGATTCTTTTTGCACTTTTCATCGCTGTAGTATTTAAACATTTTGCCGTAGTTTTACCACTCTTTTTAGCCTATTTTGTTTCCATGCTCATCGAAAAGATGCTTTTTAACGGATTTAAAGTAAAAGCACAAAAGAAGATAGAAGCGATGGAAGATCTCATTGTGGTAGGTATTACTGCCAGTTACGGGAAGACAAGCATCAAAAACTATATAGAGCATTTACTCAAAGCCAAGTACAAAACCTATGCCACACCGCGTTCTGTAAATACACTTGGCGGTATCATGAAAGATATCAATGATGACCTTCCTAACGACACAGAAGTCTATGTGGTTGAGATGGGTGCAAGAGGTGAAGGTGATATAGGCGAGATCAGTACTTTTGTAAACCCTCATTATGTGGTAGTGGGTAAGATAGGCCCTGCGCATATAGAGTACTTTAAAACGATGGAAAACATCCGTAACACAAAGATGGAGATACTCAAAACAGAGAGGCTCAAAGAGGCGTGGGTACATGAAAGTGCCAGAGTCAAACCCGAGTCAAATGTACATACTTTCGGTACGAAAGAGAATTTGGACATACGAACCAAAGAAGCTGCTCCTGAGTATATCGTAGAAGATGTCCAGGCAACACTGGACAGTACAAGTTTTACACTGAATGGGGTAAAGTACTCTGCAAGTATCCTTGGGGCATTTAACGCGATGAATTTAGCAGCAGCAGTACTTGTAGCCAAAGAACTGGGCCTCAGTGATGAGCAGATACAAGAAGGCCTTTCTACACTCAAAGCGGTTGATCATAGACTACAGCGTATCGATGCCGGCGGAAAAGTGATCCTTGATGACAGTTTCAACGGAAATATCGATGGTATGATAGCCTCTTTTGATCTGGCAACTACCTACGAAGGACGTAAAGTAGTGATCACTCCAGGACTTGTTGAAGTGGATGATGATCTGAATGTTCAAGTGGCACAAAGAGCCAATGAAGTGTTTGATGTCGTCGTGGTGACAGGAGATTTGAACTATGCGATATTTAAAGAGTATGTAGATCCTGACAAATTAGTAAAACTTGTTAGTAAAAGCGAGATGGAAGCGATGCTTGTAGAACAAACACGTCCAGGAGACCTGATACTCTTTGCGAATGATGCACCGAGCTTCGTCTAA
- a CDS encoding META domain-containing protein, giving the protein MLTSKTLITTLLVSLCTSYLTAQTKSVDLDEIDGNWHLRTMDGKEVRKARAILDFDAKHMRLSGFDGCNPISGELKKSADTRIFSKLSTTPSECRQSIHRYVRKRLHKTVKEGFTVTKAKQNGVEGILIKSASHELFLKWMSS; this is encoded by the coding sequence ATGCTTACTAGTAAAACACTTATTACTACACTATTGGTATCATTATGTACCAGTTATCTCACAGCTCAAACGAAGAGTGTTGATCTTGATGAGATAGATGGAAACTGGCACTTACGCACGATGGATGGTAAAGAAGTACGAAAGGCAAGAGCCATTTTGGATTTTGATGCAAAGCACATGAGATTGAGCGGATTTGATGGATGTAACCCTATCTCAGGTGAATTAAAAAAAAGTGCTGACACACGTATCTTTTCAAAACTTTCTACAACACCCAGTGAATGCAGACAGTCTATACACCGCTACGTGCGTAAACGATTACATAAAACCGTGAAAGAAGGTTTTACGGTTACCAAAGCCAAGCAAAATGGTGTTGAGGGCATCCTCATAAAGAGTGCAAGCCATGAGCTATTTTTAAAATGGATGAGCTCCTAA
- a CDS encoding alpha/beta fold hydrolase, with product MASKEIRYKEQTFKLAYELVNPAQDKVLLVLHGWGSNKEIMKQAFATTLPDYKHIYLDMPGFGKSSNEMILTTADYAHIVQLFLDALGVRATIAMGHSFGGKVATLLKTPCLVLLSSAGIVTVKPWSVKVKIATFKLLKPLGMKKIRELFVAPDAQGMSHEMYETFKNVVDEDFEAEFAKSQSKALCFWGKEDTATPLYSGEKIAGLIKNSVFYPLDGDHYFFLTHKDFIAKAITEHCKEITT from the coding sequence ATGGCATCTAAAGAGATACGCTACAAGGAACAGACTTTTAAACTCGCCTATGAATTAGTGAACCCTGCACAGGATAAGGTACTTCTTGTACTTCACGGATGGGGAAGCAATAAAGAGATCATGAAACAGGCCTTTGCTACTACATTACCTGACTACAAACATATCTACTTGGACATGCCGGGTTTTGGCAAGAGTAGCAATGAAATGATATTGACTACCGCTGACTATGCACATATCGTACAACTTTTTTTAGATGCGTTAGGCGTCAGAGCTACCATAGCCATGGGGCACTCTTTTGGCGGGAAAGTTGCTACACTCTTGAAGACCCCATGTTTGGTCCTTCTCTCCTCAGCAGGTATTGTGACGGTGAAGCCTTGGTCTGTAAAAGTAAAGATCGCTACCTTTAAACTTCTCAAGCCTTTGGGTATGAAGAAGATACGTGAACTTTTTGTGGCCCCTGATGCACAGGGTATGAGCCATGAGATGTATGAGACCTTTAAAAATGTCGTGGATGAAGATTTTGAAGCAGAGTTTGCAAAGAGTCAAAGCAAAGCGCTCTGTTTTTGGGGGAAAGAAGATACGGCAACACCGCTTTATTCAGGTGAGAAGATCGCAGGACTCATAAAGAACAGTGTGTTTTATCCGCTGGATGGAGACCATTATTTTTTCTTGACACACAAAGATTTTATCGCTAAAGCGATCACTGAACACTGTAAGGAGATCACAACATGA
- a CDS encoding CHAD domain-containing protein has protein sequence MREKEKKHLLDDSIFKALETKSMEELDAYFIPNLSPIDALRVILYKFLLSILFYKERIIAYDEEEDLHQLRVNIRKSRAFLKEFSFLFPEDQFTYFYQHLSDLATQTNRKRDLDVIKERLKEVDTDHDVIQKDIQAQQEHEQHLIEEMLKGKIFEDFIHTYQLVLQSETLHTPENVMGTIEETAREVIKDLHRKIIQRINALEKHFSDKKLHKIRISLKKLRYLLEEFQHIFGEKKIEKMIEKGKKLQTILGDFNDMVNQNTLLHDYFNTKKKSISQCRELEKRLLGKTSKKQKKLLHKAQKKLHKFKKHAIEL, from the coding sequence ATGAGAGAGAAAGAAAAAAAGCATCTGCTTGATGATTCTATCTTTAAAGCACTTGAGACAAAAAGTATGGAAGAACTTGATGCCTATTTTATTCCCAATCTATCACCCATTGATGCACTTCGTGTCATTCTATATAAATTTCTTCTCTCTATACTCTTTTATAAAGAACGTATCATTGCATATGATGAGGAAGAGGACCTGCATCAACTCAGGGTCAATATCAGAAAATCCAGGGCTTTTTTAAAAGAATTCAGCTTTCTCTTTCCCGAAGACCAATTTACATACTTCTATCAACACCTGAGCGATCTTGCCACACAGACGAACCGGAAACGTGACCTGGATGTCATCAAAGAACGTTTAAAAGAGGTAGATACAGATCATGATGTGATTCAAAAAGACATTCAAGCACAACAAGAACACGAACAACATTTGATAGAAGAGATGTTAAAAGGAAAGATATTTGAAGATTTTATACATACGTACCAACTTGTTCTGCAAAGTGAAACTCTTCATACGCCTGAAAATGTAATGGGGACCATAGAGGAAACAGCCAGAGAAGTAATAAAAGATCTACACCGGAAGATCATACAAAGGATCAATGCTTTAGAAAAGCACTTTAGTGATAAAAAACTCCATAAGATCAGGATATCACTGAAAAAACTCCGTTATCTCCTTGAAGAGTTCCAACATATCTTTGGGGAAAAAAAGATCGAAAAGATGATCGAAAAAGGTAAAAAACTGCAAACAATACTTGGAGATTTCAATGATATGGTGAATCAGAACACACTGCTACACGATTATTTTAACACGAAGAAAAAAAGTATATCGCAGTGCCGGGAACTAGAAAAGAGACTTCTAGGTAAAACATCCAAGAAGCAAAAGAAATTACTGCATAAAGCTCAAAAAAAGCTGCATAAGTTTAAAAAACATGCTATCGAACTCTAA
- a CDS encoding PA2779 family protein, with the protein MRISKLFLSVILSILLLTQTSWAQMASTEALFEHPVTLSPKEKVMQFTARNDVAKILEQMDVDPKMIQKRVASMTDEEASQIAHKIDTMPAGSSAVGSLIGAVVFVFVLLVITDILGFTKVFDFTRSVR; encoded by the coding sequence ATGCGTATTTCAAAACTTTTCTTGTCTGTTATCTTAAGCATCTTACTGCTGACTCAAACATCATGGGCACAGATGGCTTCCACAGAAGCACTTTTTGAGCACCCGGTAACACTGTCTCCAAAAGAGAAGGTCATGCAGTTTACTGCACGTAACGATGTAGCCAAAATATTGGAACAGATGGATGTTGATCCGAAAATGATCCAAAAGAGAGTTGCATCAATGACGGATGAAGAGGCATCACAGATCGCTCATAAGATCGACACAATGCCGGCTGGAAGCAGTGCAGTGGGTTCATTGATCGGTGCAGTGGTTTTTGTTTTTGTGCTTTTGGTGATCACGGATATTCTAGGGTTTACAAAAGTATTTGACTTTACCCGTTCTGTCCGTTAA
- a CDS encoding PA2778 family cysteine peptidase, whose translation MTLPVLSVNVRSNSYLSLLFVCSAWILLSGCTPKEPSPLGKYHTSSTIKVPFVSPRSDLCGATAIEMVSSYWQTTTSYVPRLSRNELDKRTFIPEKGGTLQVELVSTARANGLLVYPLEPTFDALLRELEQEHPVIVLVNRGYSWYPLWHYAPVTGYDKKNKTVLMHYSDSPNEAMPISTFTELWKRGGNWGVVLLPPGKLPVSASPKEFLRAAYDLEKTGMRDEAIIAYRSALLRWPKNIDTYFALANAYYHTHQFTKAEQGYRKLLSLEPTHTMALNNLADLLCTMGRPEEAMSMIRKAETDDAQMQAILKSTRKEITEGCVP comes from the coding sequence TTGACTTTACCCGTTCTGTCCGTTAATGTGAGATCAAACAGCTATCTCTCCTTACTGTTTGTATGCTCCGCCTGGATATTACTCAGCGGTTGTACACCCAAAGAGCCTTCACCTTTGGGTAAGTACCATACTTCTTCAACTATAAAAGTTCCTTTTGTGTCTCCGCGTTCTGATCTTTGCGGTGCTACAGCCATTGAGATGGTCTCCTCTTATTGGCAGACCACAACATCTTATGTTCCCCGTTTATCTCGGAATGAACTGGATAAACGGACATTCATTCCCGAAAAAGGCGGTACACTTCAGGTAGAACTTGTATCCACCGCACGGGCCAATGGTCTTCTCGTCTATCCTTTGGAACCGACGTTTGATGCACTTCTTAGAGAACTGGAGCAAGAACATCCTGTTATTGTATTGGTGAACCGTGGTTACTCATGGTATCCGCTCTGGCATTATGCACCTGTAACTGGATATGATAAAAAGAATAAAACCGTTTTGATGCATTATTCGGATAGTCCGAATGAAGCAATGCCCATCTCTACATTTACGGAACTCTGGAAACGGGGCGGTAACTGGGGCGTTGTACTTCTGCCGCCTGGAAAACTGCCGGTATCAGCTTCGCCAAAAGAGTTCTTGCGTGCTGCTTATGATCTTGAAAAAACAGGTATGAGGGATGAGGCCATCATCGCTTACAGGTCCGCGTTGCTGCGTTGGCCAAAAAATATTGATACCTATTTTGCACTGGCCAATGCCTATTATCATACACATCAGTTCACTAAAGCGGAACAAGGCTACCGTAAGCTCTTGTCTCTTGAACCGACACACACTATGGCACTGAACAATTTGGCCGACCTTTTATGCACAATGGGCAGACCTGAAGAGGCTATGAGCATGATCAGAAAGGCTGAGACGGATGATGCTCAGATGCAAGCTATTCTAAAATCCACACGAAAAGAGATCACTGAAGGGTGTGTTCCGTAA